A stretch of the Pseudomonadota bacterium genome encodes the following:
- the nhaD gene encoding sodium:proton antiporter NhaD: MPLAAAAADGQQHHVLDLTTHWSGFLALAVFFLAYALVIAEETLHLRKSKPVMVAAGIIWTLVAVVYAQHGDTHTAETAVRHNLLEFAELFLFLLAAMTYINAMDERGIFDVLRAKLVSQGYSLRTIFWITGALAFSISPVADNLTTALLLATVVSAVGGDNTRFIALACINIVVAANAGGAFSPFGDITTLMVWQKGIVEFGQFFLLFIPAVVNWLVPAAIMSLAVGTGTPAAIEEQARLHHGAWVITGLFLLTITMAVSAHNFLHLPPVMGMMTGLGLLKLYGYYLKRRKSFFPRPAEGDLGSTALAMEKAESPAHDGDAATQYNIFKSLERAEWDTLMFFYGIILCVGGLGTMGYLSLGSELMYGKLGATTANILVGFLSSLIDNIPVMFAVLAMLPDMDLGQWLLVTLTAGVGGSMLSVGSAAGVAVMGQARGIYTFFTHLKWTWAILLGYAASIWVHFLVNAGSFT; the protein is encoded by the coding sequence ATGCCACTGGCTGCGGCTGCGGCCGATGGCCAGCAGCACCACGTCCTGGATCTCACCACGCACTGGTCCGGTTTCCTCGCCCTGGCTGTTTTCTTCCTGGCCTATGCGCTCGTCATCGCCGAGGAAACCCTGCACCTGCGCAAGTCCAAGCCGGTCATGGTCGCGGCCGGCATCATCTGGACGCTGGTCGCCGTGGTCTACGCCCAGCACGGCGACACCCATACGGCCGAGACCGCGGTGCGTCACAACCTGCTCGAATTCGCCGAGTTGTTTTTGTTCCTGCTCGCGGCGATGACCTATATCAACGCCATGGACGAGCGCGGCATTTTCGATGTCCTGCGCGCGAAACTGGTTTCGCAGGGCTATTCGCTGCGCACCATCTTCTGGATCACCGGCGCGCTGGCATTCTCGATTTCACCTGTCGCCGACAATCTGACCACCGCACTGCTGCTGGCCACGGTGGTGAGCGCGGTCGGCGGCGACAATACCCGGTTCATCGCCCTTGCCTGCATAAATATCGTGGTTGCCGCCAATGCCGGCGGGGCCTTTTCGCCCTTCGGCGACATCACCACGCTCATGGTATGGCAGAAAGGCATCGTCGAATTCGGCCAGTTCTTCCTGTTGTTCATCCCGGCCGTGGTCAACTGGCTGGTTCCGGCCGCCATCATGAGCCTGGCGGTCGGCACGGGCACGCCCGCGGCGATCGAGGAGCAGGCCAGACTGCACCACGGCGCCTGGGTCATCACCGGCCTGTTCCTGCTCACCATCACCATGGCGGTCAGCGCGCACAACTTCCTGCACCTGCCGCCGGTCATGGGCATGATGACGGGTCTCGGCCTGCTCAAACTCTATGGCTACTATCTCAAGCGGCGCAAATCGTTCTTCCCCCGTCCCGCCGAGGGCGACCTTGGCAGTACGGCACTGGCCATGGAGAAGGCGGAATCCCCGGCACATGACGGCGACGCCGCTACCCAGTACAACATCTTCAAGTCGCTGGAACGCGCCGAATGGGACACGCTGATGTTCTTCTACGGCATCATCCTGTGCGTCGGCGGCCTCGGCACCATGGGCTACCTGTCACTGGGCTCGGAGCTGATGTACGGCAAGCTCGGCGCGACCACTGCCAACATCCTGGTCGGCTTCCTGTCGTCACTGATCGACAATATCCCGGTGATGTTCGCGGTGCTGGCCATGCTGCCCGACATGGATCTCGGCCAGTGGCTGCTGGTCACACTCACCGCAGGCGTCGGCGGCTCGATGCTGTCGGTGGGCTCCGCCGCCGGCGTCGCGGTCATGGGCCAGGCCCGCGGAATCTACACCTTTTTCACACACCTGAAATGGACGTGGGCCATCCTGCTCGGCTACGCGGCCAGCATCTGGGTACACTTCCTGGTCAACGCCGGCAGCTTCACCTGA
- a CDS encoding Na+/H+ antiporter subunit E, with product MMHTIRLATLLFGLWLGLSGHLEPLLLVLGLASTALAVTIARRMDQVDREHHSAHVPLRLLRFWLYLIGKVIAANFHVIRCIVTPGKSISPQLFTVPLPQRSDLGRVIYANSVTLTPGTLTLRVSPDCLLVHALTRQAARKLQDGTMARKVPDFPPEDTP from the coding sequence ATGATGCATACCATCCGGCTCGCCACCCTGCTGTTCGGCCTGTGGCTCGGACTGTCCGGTCACCTGGAGCCCCTGCTGCTGGTGCTGGGCCTGGCGTCGACCGCACTTGCCGTTACCATCGCGCGACGCATGGACCAGGTGGACCGCGAACATCACAGCGCACATGTGCCGCTGCGGCTGCTGCGCTTCTGGTTGTACCTGATCGGCAAGGTGATCGCCGCCAACTTCCACGTCATCCGCTGCATCGTCACGCCCGGCAAGTCCATCAGCCCGCAGCTGTTCACCGTGCCGTTGCCGCAGCGTTCGGATCTCGGCCGGGTGATCTACGCCAACTCGGTCACCCTCACCCCGGGCACGCTGACCCTGCGCGTCAGCCCTGACTGCCTGCTGGTGCATGCCCTCACCCGGCAGGCGGCCCGCAAGCTCCAGGACGGCACGATGGCCAGGAAGGTGCCGGACTTCCCGCCGGAGGACACCCCGTGA
- a CDS encoding monovalent cation/H+ antiporter complex subunit F, whose product MYAVAAAAILVTMGLALARALLGPTVCDRILAVNMFGTKTVLLIAVLAFMSGRTDIIDIALIYALINFIGVVAVLKLVEQGNFFTSGEEENRTCEQIND is encoded by the coding sequence ATCTATGCCGTAGCCGCAGCAGCGATCCTGGTGACCATGGGACTGGCACTGGCCCGCGCACTGCTGGGACCGACGGTGTGCGACCGCATCCTCGCCGTCAATATGTTCGGCACCAAGACGGTACTGCTGATTGCGGTACTCGCGTTCATGTCTGGCCGGACCGACATCATCGATATCGCCCTGATCTATGCCCTGATCAACTTCATCGGCGTGGTCGCCGTTTTGAAACTGGTCGAGCAGGGCAATTTCTTCACGTCCGGCGAAGAGGAAAACCGGACCTGCGAGCAGATCAATGATTAG
- the mnhG gene encoding monovalent cation/H(+) antiporter subunit G, which yields MISDVASWICVLGGAALSVIGGIGMHRFPDFYTRVHAAGTTDTLCAALFLLGLGLQAGLSLASFKLFLIFTFLFLTSPTAAHALANTATEAQLRPLLADNESADP from the coding sequence ATGATTAGCGATGTCGCAAGCTGGATCTGCGTACTGGGCGGCGCCGCACTCAGCGTGATCGGTGGCATCGGCATGCACCGCTTCCCGGATTTCTACACGCGCGTGCATGCTGCCGGCACCACAGACACGCTGTGCGCCGCGCTGTTCCTGCTCGGCCTCGGCCTGCAGGCGGGACTTTCACTGGCGAGTTTCAAGCTGTTCCTTATATTCACCTTCCTGTTCCTCACCAGCCCTACCGCAGCGCATGCGCTGGCAAACACCGCGACCGAGGCCCAGCTCAGGCCGCTGCTCGCCGACAACGAGAGCGCAGACCCATGA
- a CDS encoding DUF4040 domain-containing protein has product MIETLIDVTLLAFLALTAIAILHLRSLFAIVMLFGIYSLLSAGLFTVMDAADVAFTEASVGAGIATVLMLATLALTGMREEKASPRQPWLPLVVVAVTGLALVYGTLDIPAFGDPAAPAHLHVAPRYLEQSLTETGVPNVVTAVLASYRGFDTLGEVSVIFTAGIGVLLLLGRPRRHADREDAE; this is encoded by the coding sequence ATGATCGAGACCCTGATCGATGTCACCCTGCTGGCATTCCTGGCGCTCACTGCCATTGCCATCCTGCACCTGCGCAGCCTGTTCGCCATCGTCATGCTGTTCGGGATCTACAGCCTGCTCTCGGCCGGACTGTTCACCGTCATGGATGCCGCCGATGTCGCCTTCACCGAGGCTTCCGTGGGGGCCGGTATCGCCACCGTACTGATGCTGGCCACGCTGGCGCTGACCGGCATGCGTGAGGAAAAGGCGTCACCGCGCCAGCCCTGGCTGCCGCTCGTCGTGGTGGCGGTCACCGGGCTCGCGCTGGTCTACGGCACCCTCGACATCCCCGCATTCGGCGACCCTGCAGCACCGGCGCACCTGCACGTGGCCCCGCGCTACCTCGAACAGAGCCTGACCGAGACCGGCGTGCCCAACGTGGTGACGGCGGTGCTGGCCAGTTACCGCGGTTTCGACACGCTCGGCGAAGTGTCCGTGATCTTCACCGCGGGAATCGGCGTGCTGCTGTTGCTGGGCCGGCCTCGGCGGCACGCAGACCGCGAGGATGCGGAATGA
- a CDS encoding Na(+)/H(+) antiporter subunit B yields MKHNLILKVIAKFIVPVILLFALYVQFHGDFGPGGGFQAGVIFSAAFILYTLVFGLDAAERIIPAWLLRVLASMGVLLYTGTGFATLLGGGRFLDYSVLAATPVAGQHLGILVIEAGVGMTVAAVMLLIFFTFAGRHRP; encoded by the coding sequence ATGAAACACAATCTCATTCTCAAGGTCATCGCCAAGTTCATCGTGCCGGTGATCCTGCTGTTCGCACTGTACGTGCAGTTTCACGGCGATTTCGGCCCCGGCGGCGGCTTTCAGGCCGGCGTCATATTCAGCGCCGCCTTCATCCTCTACACCCTGGTATTCGGCCTCGACGCCGCCGAGCGCATCATCCCCGCATGGCTGCTGCGCGTACTTGCCAGCATGGGCGTACTGCTCTATACGGGCACCGGATTCGCCACCCTGCTCGGGGGCGGTCGCTTCCTCGACTACAGCGTGCTTGCCGCCACGCCGGTGGCGGGCCAGCACCTTGGCATCCTGGTGATCGAAGCGGGCGTCGGCATGACCGTCGCCGCCGTCATGCTGCTGATCTTCTTCACCTTCGCGGGGCGCCACCGGCCATGA
- a CDS encoding cation:proton antiporter subunit C yields the protein MTDFILGHYNYWIVILLMMTGFYTVISCGNLIKKIAGLNIFQTSVFLLYISLGNVSGGTTPIITDGVTRHSNPLPYVLILTAIVVGISTTALGLALVVRIREAYGSIEEDDIHRQDASL from the coding sequence ATGACCGATTTCATACTTGGCCATTACAACTACTGGATCGTGATACTGCTGATGATGACCGGCTTCTATACCGTGATCAGTTGCGGCAACCTGATCAAGAAGATCGCCGGCCTCAATATCTTCCAGACCTCGGTGTTCCTGCTCTACATCAGCCTCGGCAATGTCAGCGGCGGCACCACGCCGATCATCACGGATGGCGTCACGCGCCACTCAAACCCCCTGCCCTATGTACTGATCCTGACGGCGATCGTGGTCGGCATTTCCACCACCGCGCTCGGCCTGGCGCTGGTCGTGCGCATACGCGAGGCCTACGGCAGCATCGAGGAAGATGATATTCACAGGCAGGACGCCTCTTTGTGA
- a CDS encoding monovalent cation/H+ antiporter subunit D family protein, translated as MESNLSLLLVAIPLLAAPVTALLPAGRAPWLLALGVTWSVMLLAAWQLWLVSDGSVISYELGGWAPPWGIEYRVDALNALVALIVTGIGAVVLPFAYRSLAQEIPRHQLSLCYAAYLLCLDGLLGISQTGDVFNLFVFLEISSLSSYALISLGQRRRALTAAYQYLIMGTIGATFLLIGIGLVYAETGTLNMQDLHHRLHALYAHRTVHTGFAFIVVGVGLKLAMFPLHLWLPNVYSYAPLAITVFLAATATKVAVYIMLRMLFTVFPDSLVALTPTGLVFLLTGVGGILFASIAANYQRDARRLLAYSSIAQIGYMVLGISYGTVLGLTATIVHVFNHAMIKAALFMAVGALVYRTGSSQLKDLRGTARQMPWTFGALVIAGLSIIGVPGTAGFISKWYLVLAALEQHDWLIALMILAGSLLAVVYVWRLVDAMYFRTPAENAISVREAPLSMLVPLWLLVLANIWFGLDTRLTLGTTTTAVQLLTGTGP; from the coding sequence ATCGAATCCAATCTGAGCCTGCTGCTGGTCGCCATTCCGCTGCTGGCCGCGCCGGTCACGGCACTGCTGCCGGCGGGACGGGCACCCTGGCTGCTGGCCCTGGGTGTAACCTGGAGCGTCATGCTGCTTGCCGCCTGGCAGTTGTGGCTGGTATCCGACGGCAGCGTAATCAGCTACGAGCTTGGCGGCTGGGCACCACCCTGGGGGATCGAATACCGCGTCGATGCGCTGAATGCGCTGGTGGCGCTGATCGTGACCGGCATCGGTGCCGTCGTCCTGCCGTTCGCGTACCGGAGTCTTGCCCAGGAGATACCACGCCACCAGCTCTCGCTGTGCTATGCCGCCTACCTGCTCTGTCTCGATGGGCTGCTGGGAATCAGCCAAACCGGTGATGTCTTCAACCTGTTCGTGTTCCTGGAAATCTCCTCCTTGTCGTCCTACGCGCTGATCAGTCTCGGGCAGCGCCGCCGCGCACTGACCGCCGCCTACCAGTACCTCATCATGGGCACCATCGGCGCGACCTTCCTGCTCATCGGCATCGGGCTGGTCTATGCCGAGACCGGCACACTCAATATGCAGGATCTGCACCACCGGCTGCACGCGCTGTACGCACACCGCACGGTACATACCGGTTTCGCCTTTATCGTGGTTGGCGTCGGGCTGAAACTGGCGATGTTCCCGCTGCACCTCTGGCTGCCCAATGTCTACAGCTACGCCCCCCTGGCGATAACGGTATTCCTGGCGGCGACGGCTACCAAGGTTGCCGTCTACATCATGCTGCGCATGCTGTTCACCGTATTTCCGGATAGCCTGGTGGCACTCACGCCCACCGGGCTGGTATTCCTGTTGACGGGTGTAGGGGGCATACTGTTCGCCTCGATCGCCGCCAATTACCAGCGGGATGCACGCCGCCTGCTGGCCTACTCCAGCATCGCCCAGATCGGCTACATGGTGCTGGGCATCTCCTATGGCACGGTGCTCGGACTGACCGCGACCATCGTGCACGTGTTCAACCATGCCATGATAAAGGCCGCACTGTTCATGGCGGTCGGCGCACTGGTATACCGCACCGGTTCGAGCCAGCTCAAGGATCTGCGCGGTACCGCGCGCCAGATGCCCTGGACCTTCGGCGCCCTCGTCATCGCCGGGCTCAGCATCATCGGCGTCCCGGGCACCGCCGGCTTCATCAGCAAGTGGTATCTGGTACTGGCCGCGCTGGAACAGCACGACTGGCTGATCGCGCTGATGATACTGGCCGGTTCCCTGCTGGCTGTCGTCTATGTGTGGCGGCTGGTCGATGCGATGTATTTCCGGACCCCGGCCGAGAACGCGATATCGGTACGCGAGGCGCCGCTATCGATGCTGGTTCCGCTATGGCTGCTGGTGCTGGCCAATATCTGGTTCGGCCTGGATACCCGCCTGACCCTGGGCACGACTACCACTGCCGTGCAGCTGCTTACGGGTACGGGCCCATGA
- a CDS encoding proton-conducting transporter membrane subunit produces MTAEWLMLALPFLPLLGATGILMLDRHPDLREALSLAVSVIVAGCALALYPQIRDGAVVSLRFAEPLPGLPLEFTIEPLGMLFALVASLLWPVTTIYAIGYMRSHRERNQTRFYALFAVALGCTFGVAFAGNLLTLFLWYELLTLATFPLVGHAGTDAARRGARTYLGILLGTSIGLFLLAILATYSVAGTLAFRSGGILAGRLDPGWAGVLLALFVFGIGKAAMMPLHRWLPAAMVAPTPVSALLHAVAVVKAGVFSILKVTLYVFGTGYITSSGAADLLLWCAAATILLASLVAMTRDNLKARLAYSTISQLGYVVLGALLATQAGVIGSALQIAMHACAKITLFFAAGAILVATQRTEISTMAGLGRAMPVTFGAFFIGSLSIIGLPPFGGLWSKWYLGMGTLEAGHWPLLGVLLLSSLLNVAYLLAIPVRAFFGSANAGSSGQDIRAAPLTCQAAMIVTAGACVALFFYPDPVYRLALEASGGR; encoded by the coding sequence ATGACGGCTGAGTGGTTGATGCTGGCGCTGCCATTCTTGCCGCTGCTGGGGGCAACGGGCATTCTCATGCTCGATCGCCATCCAGATCTGCGCGAAGCGCTGTCGCTGGCGGTTTCCGTAATCGTCGCGGGGTGCGCGCTGGCCCTGTACCCGCAGATCCGCGACGGCGCGGTGGTCTCGCTCCGCTTTGCCGAACCGCTGCCCGGCCTCCCCCTCGAATTCACGATCGAGCCGCTCGGCATGTTGTTCGCGCTGGTGGCGAGCCTGCTCTGGCCGGTAACCACGATCTACGCCATCGGTTACATGCGCAGCCACAGGGAACGGAACCAGACCCGTTTCTATGCGCTGTTTGCCGTCGCCCTCGGCTGCACCTTCGGCGTGGCCTTCGCCGGCAATCTGCTGACGCTGTTTCTGTGGTACGAATTGCTCACGCTGGCTACCTTCCCGCTGGTCGGTCATGCCGGCACCGATGCGGCGCGGCGCGGCGCCCGCACGTATCTCGGTATCCTGCTCGGCACTTCCATCGGTCTGTTCCTGCTCGCCATCCTCGCCACCTACAGCGTCGCCGGCACCCTGGCCTTCCGCAGCGGCGGCATCCTGGCCGGGCGACTCGATCCGGGCTGGGCGGGAGTACTGCTCGCGCTGTTCGTGTTCGGCATCGGCAAGGCGGCGATGATGCCCTTGCACCGCTGGCTGCCGGCGGCGATGGTCGCGCCCACACCGGTCAGCGCGCTGCTGCACGCGGTTGCCGTCGTCAAGGCGGGTGTATTCAGTATCCTCAAGGTCACGCTGTACGTCTTCGGTACCGGCTATATCACCTCCAGCGGCGCCGCCGACCTGTTGCTGTGGTGCGCCGCCGCGACCATTCTGCTGGCCTCCCTGGTCGCCATGACACGCGATAATCTCAAGGCACGGCTGGCTTACTCCACCATCAGCCAGCTGGGTTATGTCGTGCTCGGCGCACTGCTGGCGACACAGGCCGGGGTCATCGGCAGCGCGTTGCAGATCGCGATGCATGCCTGTGCCAAGATCACACTGTTCTTCGCCGCCGGCGCCATCCTGGTGGCCACGCAGCGCACCGAGATCAGCACGATGGCCGGGCTCGGCCGCGCCATGCCGGTCACCTTCGGGGCGTTTTTCATCGGCAGCTTGAGCATCATCGGCCTGCCGCCGTTCGGTGGCCTGTGGAGCAAATGGTACCTCGGTATGGGTACCCTCGAAGCCGGCCACTGGCCGCTGCTCGGTGTGTTACTGCTCAGCTCCCTGCTCAATGTCGCCTACCTGCTGGCGATCCCGGTGCGGGCCTTCTTCGGCAGCGCCAACGCAGGCAGCAGCGGCCAGGACATCCGCGCCGCACCGCTGACCTGCCAGGCGGCGATGATCGTCACCGCAGGCGCCTGCGTGGCACTGTTTTTCTATCCCGACCCGGTGTACCGGCTCGCACTGGAGGCCAGCGGCGGCCGCTGA
- a CDS encoding Na(+)/H(+) antiporter subunit D, with product MWMPELPPFVPFLVAALLALVTRGRLRAALMLATPILGGVHLWLDVHPGTVVAVPLLEFELVLLRVDRLSLLFGYLFHIAATFAFLFALHVRDTTQCVAGLLYAGSALGAVFAGDLVTLFIFWELLAFSSTFLIWARRSARARAAGMRYLLVQVTSGLLLLAGVLVHYRQSGTLEFGLIGLAGSGGWLIFIAFGIKCAFPLLHNWLIDAYPEATPTGTVFLSAFTTKVAVYALARGFPGTELLIYIGAVMTCFPIFYAVIENDLRRVLAYSMINQLGFMVCGVGIGTALALNGAVAHAFNDVIFKGLLFMSMGAVLFRTGRMNGSDLGGMYKSMPKTALLCSIGAASISAFPLFSGFVSKSLIMSAMLEQGHEVLWLALLFASAGVFHHAGIKIPYFAFFARDAGIRTAEAPGNMLLAMGLAAVLCICIGCQPQYLYALLPWDVDYWPYETSHVLAQLQLLCWAALAFVWLNKQGIYPPELRAVNLDADWLYRRLLPAGGRRVFVSLRHARQVLAGVGRFYRRSVLNAYCRTSLANFHLEDFWPTGSMVLWIAVVLGAYLLLDTVF from the coding sequence ATGTGGATGCCTGAGCTGCCACCGTTCGTCCCGTTTCTAGTCGCCGCCCTGCTGGCACTGGTGACGCGTGGCCGGCTGCGCGCCGCACTCATGCTGGCGACACCGATCCTGGGCGGCGTACACCTCTGGCTCGACGTGCACCCCGGTACCGTGGTCGCCGTGCCGCTACTGGAATTCGAGCTGGTGCTGCTGCGCGTCGACCGTCTCAGCCTGCTGTTCGGCTATCTGTTCCACATCGCGGCAACCTTCGCCTTCCTGTTCGCGCTGCACGTGCGCGATACCACCCAGTGCGTCGCCGGCCTGCTCTATGCAGGCAGCGCCCTAGGCGCGGTGTTCGCCGGCGATCTCGTCACGCTGTTCATCTTCTGGGAACTGCTTGCGTTCAGTTCCACCTTCCTGATCTGGGCCCGGCGCAGTGCCCGGGCTCGCGCCGCCGGCATGCGCTACCTGCTGGTCCAGGTGACATCCGGGCTGTTGCTGCTGGCCGGTGTGCTGGTGCACTACCGCCAGAGCGGCACGCTGGAATTCGGACTGATCGGTCTCGCAGGCAGCGGCGGCTGGCTGATCTTCATCGCCTTCGGTATCAAGTGCGCCTTCCCGCTGCTGCACAACTGGCTGATCGATGCCTACCCCGAGGCGACGCCCACCGGCACCGTCTTCCTGTCCGCCTTCACCACCAAGGTCGCGGTCTATGCCCTAGCGCGCGGCTTCCCGGGGACCGAGCTGCTGATCTACATCGGCGCCGTCATGACCTGCTTCCCGATCTTCTACGCGGTCATTGAGAACGACCTGCGGCGCGTCCTTGCTTACAGCATGATCAACCAGCTCGGCTTCATGGTGTGCGGCGTGGGTATCGGTACCGCGCTGGCACTGAACGGCGCCGTTGCACATGCCTTCAATGACGTCATTTTCAAGGGATTGCTGTTCATGAGCATGGGCGCGGTGCTGTTCCGCACCGGCCGTATGAACGGGTCCGACCTGGGTGGAATGTACAAGTCGATGCCCAAGACCGCACTGCTCTGCAGCATCGGCGCCGCCTCGATCTCCGCCTTCCCCCTGTTCAGCGGTTTCGTCAGCAAGTCCTTGATCATGAGCGCCATGCTCGAACAAGGTCATGAGGTACTGTGGCTGGCGCTGCTGTTCGCTTCGGCCGGTGTCTTTCACCATGCCGGCATCAAGATACCCTACTTCGCGTTCTTCGCGCGCGATGCCGGAATCCGCACCGCGGAGGCGCCGGGCAATATGCTGCTTGCGATGGGACTGGCCGCGGTGCTTTGCATCTGCATCGGCTGCCAGCCGCAATACCTCTATGCCCTGCTGCCCTGGGATGTCGACTATTGGCCCTACGAAACCAGCCACGTACTCGCGCAGCTGCAGCTGTTGTGCTGGGCTGCGCTGGCCTTCGTCTGGCTCAACAAGCAGGGCATCTATCCGCCGGAACTGCGCGCGGTGAATCTCGACGCCGACTGGCTCTATCGCCGGCTGTTGCCGGCCGGCGGCCGGCGTGTCTTTGTCAGCCTGCGGCATGCCCGGCAGGTGCTGGCGGGTGTGGGACGCTTCTATCGCCGCAGCGTACTCAATGCGTACTGCCGGACATCGCTGGCGAACTTTCACCTGGAGGATTTCTGGCCGACCGGCAGCATGGTGCTCTGGATCGCAGTGGTGCTGGGCGCCTACCTGCTGCTGGACACGGTGTTCTGA
- the dnaQ gene encoding DNA polymerase III subunit epsilon, producing MRQIVLDTETTGLEPAEGHRIIEIGCVEVVDRRLTGNTYHRYIQPDREIDPGAIEVHGITNEYLLDKPRFADIADEFLDFIRGAELVIHNAPFDVGFINHEYRLLGAATDILAQHCSVLDTLQLARRLHPGQRNSLDALCRRYGIDNSQRDLHGALLDAEILADVYLAMTGGQVSLSLEADGAQELRGRSTDAAIRRLPVGRPALRVIRASDEELALHETRLDAIAGKCDGNVVWRNLEN from the coding sequence ATGCGGCAAATCGTGCTCGATACCGAAACCACCGGTCTGGAACCCGCCGAAGGGCACCGCATCATCGAAATCGGCTGCGTGGAAGTGGTCGACCGTCGCCTGACCGGGAATACCTATCACCGTTATATTCAGCCGGATCGGGAGATCGATCCCGGGGCCATCGAGGTACACGGGATCACCAATGAGTACCTGCTCGACAAGCCGCGTTTTGCCGATATCGCGGATGAGTTCCTCGACTTCATCCGTGGTGCCGAGCTGGTCATCCACAATGCGCCGTTCGACGTCGGCTTCATCAACCACGAGTACCGGCTGCTAGGCGCGGCGACCGACATCCTGGCACAGCACTGCAGCGTGCTGGACACGCTGCAGTTGGCGCGGCGCCTGCATCCAGGGCAGCGGAACAGCCTGGACGCGCTATGCCGGCGTTACGGCATCGACAACTCCCAGCGCGACCTGCACGGGGCCTTGCTGGATGCCGAGATTCTTGCCGATGTCTACCTGGCCATGACCGGCGGCCAGGTCAGTCTTTCGCTGGAGGCGGATGGTGCCCAGGAACTGCGCGGCAGGAGTACCGATGCCGCGATTCGCCGCCTGCCTGTCGGCCGGCCGGCACTGCGCGTGATCCGGGCCAGCGACGAGGAACTCGCCCTGCATGAGACGCGGCTGGATGCCATTGCCGGCAAATGCGATGGCAACGTCGTCTGGCGCAATTTGGAGAACTGA
- the rnhA gene encoding ribonuclease HI — MSDAAAETEIFTDGACRGNPGPGGWGVLLRHNGHEKTLSGAEAHTTNNRMELMAAIVGLESLKRPCRVHVVTDSQYVQKGIEEWLQGWKRRGWKTADRKPVKNMDLWQRLDQAANGHRVRWSWVRGHSGHPENELADRLANQAIDAMLRAG, encoded by the coding sequence ATGTCCGACGCAGCAGCTGAAACCGAAATATTCACCGACGGTGCCTGCCGCGGCAATCCGGGTCCGGGGGGGTGGGGCGTGCTGTTGCGCCACAATGGCCATGAGAAGACGCTGTCCGGGGCCGAAGCGCATACCACCAACAACCGCATGGAACTGATGGCGGCGATCGTCGGCCTGGAAAGCCTGAAACGGCCCTGCCGAGTCCACGTGGTCACCGATTCCCAGTACGTCCAGAAGGGCATCGAGGAGTGGCTGCAGGGTTGGAAGCGGCGCGGCTGGAAAACGGCGGACCGCAAACCCGTGAAGAACATGGACCTGTGGCAGCGCCTGGACCAGGCCGCGAACGGACACCGGGTCCGCTGGAGCTGGGTGCGTGGTCACAGCGGCCATCCGGAAAACGAACTCGCCGACCGCCTCGCGAACCAGGCGATCGATGCGATGCTGCGCGCGGGTTGA
- a CDS encoding methyltransferase domain-containing protein, with amino-acid sequence MNAVVSMPSRAMSLRDWYRRPLGRQLAAVEQAALAAQLQTLFGYHMVVIDPPWGECPLDDSRIPHHVIQSVGPLTQPGVGLSGHTDNWPILTDSVDAIVLPHTLELSTNPHQVLREADRSLIPDGHLVIIGFNPFSLWGLRRKLTRRSNRMPWGARFQSLHRIQDWLGLLGFDTLHSHYLFQRPPVRSRRVLARLGFMEPASGQGTMLLSAAYILVARKRTVVMTPLRENVRPQPRLFPVGIPSSSQGNVRRSS; translated from the coding sequence ATGAATGCTGTCGTTTCCATGCCCTCCCGCGCCATGTCCCTGCGCGACTGGTACCGGCGCCCGCTGGGCCGGCAGCTGGCCGCTGTCGAGCAGGCGGCGCTCGCGGCGCAGCTGCAGACGCTGTTCGGTTATCACATGGTGGTGATCGATCCGCCGTGGGGCGAGTGTCCGCTGGATGACAGCCGTATCCCGCATCATGTCATCCAGAGCGTCGGGCCGTTGACGCAGCCGGGGGTGGGATTGTCCGGACACACGGACAACTGGCCGATCCTGACCGATTCGGTCGACGCCATCGTCCTGCCGCATACCCTCGAACTCAGCACCAATCCCCACCAGGTGCTGCGCGAGGCCGACCGCAGCTTGATCCCGGACGGACATCTCGTGATCATCGGATTCAACCCGTTCAGCCTGTGGGGCCTGCGCCGCAAGCTGACGCGGCGCAGCAACCGCATGCCGTGGGGCGCGCGCTTCCAGAGCCTGCACCGCATCCAGGACTGGCTCGGCCTGCTCGGCTTCGATACCCTGCACAGTCATTATCTGTTCCAGCGGCCGCCGGTGCGCAGCCGGCGCGTGCTGGCACGGCTGGGTTTCATGGAGCCGGCCAGCGGGCAGGGCACGATGTTGCTGTCGGCGGCCTATATCCTGGTCGCGCGCAAGCGCACCGTCGTCATGACCCCGCTGCGCGAGAACGTCCGTCCGCAACCGCGCCTGTTCCCGGTCGGCATACCGTCCTCGAGCCAGGGCAATGTCCGACGCAGCAGCTGA